The Stomoxys calcitrans chromosome 3, idStoCalc2.1, whole genome shotgun sequence genome includes a region encoding these proteins:
- the LOC106091460 gene encoding Krueppel homolog 1 has protein sequence MVYYQSTPLIIKSEQPSQAELCGPLRTTTTTTTLDHLPLHLQQQQQHHQQQLQHQQSIGTYSLNNVSLNVQQISQNNANSSISHIQQLQHEHLQQQQQHQQQHHQYLTNIKTELLPSGITLYATTSQPASLNTTTTNQNVTISSTSGNTSHTVPLPTSTTPGAVGRKANPNKPQFKCEQCGMTFGSKSAHTSHTKSHVKNGDLSLMSGNGSVNTALNVGYEVNADGLPLGIPKTPQIKPNANAASNGGDPYQCNVCQKTFAVPARLIRHYRTHTGERPFECEFCHKLFSVKENLQVHRRIHTKERPYKCEVCGRAFEHSGKLHRHMRIHTGERPHKCSVCDKTFIQSGQLVIHMRTHTGEKPYKCPVEGCGKGFTCSKQLKVHSRTHTGEKPYHCDICFRDFGYNHVLKLHRVQHYGSKCYKCTICDETFKSKKEMEAHIKGHANEIPDEEEEAAAAAAANSVTSNNGNANNSPSSVSTSSGVETISGPSSPQSPSSSIGTIASSTTATATTKQRKPRQEKPRSISTSGPLSPGSPGSPTSSMSPSSSYASASRLSAGSPTSSVASPTMSLGMETDHHSRDSGVASGSTPTSSATRQLAAATLMDMSNQANFPLADEMPTDLSVGQQQQHHHSQHNQHNQPNHLEQQHVNYHYQSSSPPTSQTPTHYHYVQTTHNSASTPLDLHQHSIAGHFEQPTINPALLEAATIASRGEDDVQQAAIQIMQLHRSQQKSNSLASNSSNGQASLYPEVQRHGSQDIHQNMIIDQFGEVQEANEIIERYKRNELTRQGLTTKGYAPVPKFESSFQNNEIILRQVEAAIAPLRSSAESPERSSSPESDMLMADRDVMTLPLRKRKLYMSDCAEAGEMEVNGGNIAKEEGQKVMRHSSVIQFAKAS, from the exons ATGGTTTATTACCAATCCACCCCACTGATTATAAAATCGGAACAACCTAGTCAAGCGGAGCTATGTGGTCCTTTACGCaccacaaccaccaccaccaccctaGATCATCTTCCGCTGCacttgcagcagcagcagcaacatcatcaacaacaacttcAACACCAGCAATCCATCGGCACATATTCCTTGAACAATGTGTCTCTGAATGTGcaacaaatttcacaaaataatGCCAATTCAAGTATTAGTCACATCCAGCAGCTTCAACATGAACAcctgcagcaacagcaacagcaccagcaacaacatcatcaataCTTAACCAACATTAAAACCGAATTATTACCATCGGGTATTACTTTGTATGCAACCACCTCTCAACCTGCTTCcctaaacacaacaacaacaaatcaaaatGTTACCATTAGCAGTACCAGCGGCAATACATCCCATACGGTCCCATTGCCCACCTCTACAACACCTGGAGCGGTGGGACGTAAGGCAAATCCTAATAAGCCACAATTTAAATGTGAACAATGTGGCATGACTTTTGGCAGCAAATCGGCACATACCTCGCATACCAAATCGCATGTCAAAAATGGGGACTTGAGTCTAATGAGTGGTAATGGATCGGTGAACACCGCTCTAAATGTTGGCTATGAGGTGAATGCAGATGGTTTGCCATTGGGCATACCCAAGACGCCACAGATTAAGCCCAATGCCAATGCAGCCTCGAATGGAGGTGATCCATATCAGTGTAATGTCTGCCAGAAGACATTTGCTGTACCTGCAAGACTG ATTCGCCATTATCGCACTCACACCGGCGAAAGACCCTTCGAATGTGAATTCTGTCACAAACTCTTTAGCGTCAAGGAAAATCTACAGGTTCATAGGCGCATACACACCAAGGAGCGCCCCTACAAATGCGAAGTGTGCGGTCGCGCCTTTGAGCATTCGGGAAAATTGCATCGCCACATGCGCATTCATACCGGTGAAAGGCCGCATAAATGTTCGGTGTGCGACAAAACCTTCATACAATCCGGCCAACTGGTTATCCACATGCGTACGCATACCGGCGAGAAACCCTACAAATGCCCCGTTGAAGGTTGTGGCAAGGGTTTTACCTGTTCCAAGCAACTGAAGGTCCATTCACGCACCCATACGGGTGAGAAACCCTATCATTGCGACATCTGCTTCCGAGATTTTGGCTATAATCATGTGCTGAAATTGCATCGCGTTCAGCATTATGGGTCCAAGTGTTACAAATGCACCATTTGTGATGAGACCTTTAAGAGCAAAAAGGAAATGGAGGCCCACATTAAGGGTCATGCCAATGAAATACCTGATGAGGAAGAGGAAGCAGCTGCTGCTGCAGCTGCCAATAGTGTTACCAGCAATAATGGCAATGCCAATAATTCTCCTTCGTCTGTTTCCACCTCATCGGGAGTAGAGACCATCTCTGGGCCTAGTTCTCCACAATCACCTTCGTCCAGCATAGGCACTATAGCCTCTTCCACCACGGCGACCGCCACCACAAAGCAACGCAAGCCCAGACAAGAAAAACCGCGTTCCATAAGCACCTCGGGACCTCTCAGCCCGGGTTCACCCGGCTCTCCCACTTCCTCAATGTCGCCTAGCTCTTCGTATGCCTCAGCTTCTAGGCTATCGGCCGGTTCACCCACATCCTCGGTGGCCTCACCCACCATGTCCTTGGGCATGGAGACCGATCATCATAGTCGCGATAGTGGTGTGGCCAGCGGTTCCACACCCACCTCCAGTGCCACACGCCAACTGGCAGCAGCCACCTTAATGGATATGAGCAATCAAGCAAATTTCCCCTTGGCCGATGAAATGCCCACAGATTTGAGTGTTggccaacagcaacaacatcatcacAGTCAGCACAATCAGCACAATCAGCCGAATCACCTGGAACAACAGCATGTCAACTATCATTACCAAAGTTCTTCTCCTCCTACGTCTCAAACGCCAACGCATTATCATTATGTGCAAACAACGCATAATTCTGCATCTACTCCTTTGGATCTGCATCAGCATTCGATAGCCGGACACTTTGAACAGCCCACCATTAATCCTGCTCTCTTAGAGGCTGCCACCATAGCCAGCCGTGGTGAAGATGATGTTCAACaagctgccatacaaatcaTGCAACTACATCGTTCTCAACAGAAATCGAATAGCCTtgccagcaacagcagcaatggTCAAGCTTCTTTATACCCAGAAGTGCAACGTCATGGATCCCAGgacatacatcaaaatatgataATCGATCAATTTGGAGAGGTGCAAGAGGCAAATGAAATTATCGAACGCTATAAGAGAAATGAATTGACGAGACAGGGTCTGACGACCAAGGGTTATGCCCCAGTGCCGAAATTCGA ATCCTCCTTCCAAAACAATGAAATAATCCTGCGTCAAGTTGAGGCTGCCATAGCACCGCTACGCTCATCTGCCGAATCTCCAGAGAGATCATCGTCACCCGAAAGCGATATGCTAATGGCTGATCGCGATGTCATGACTTTGCCTTTAAGAAAACGCAAACTCTATATGAGCGATTGTGCCGAAGCGGGAGAAATGGAAGTAAATGGTGGCAACATTGCCAAAGAGGAAGGCCAGAAAGTAATGCGTCACAGTTCGGTAATACAATTTGCCAAGGCCTCATAG